CTCATTTCTTTGAGAgtagttttctttttgttattcGGCCCAATGATTAAAAGGCTTTTAGCTCGTTCGAAGCtaaattccattttaatgAGACACATAAGGGCAACGCTTGAATCATTACGTAGTTTAGTTATCATGAAATAATTGTGCACTGTGCAGACTGAACTTTTATAGGCGGCAAGTGTGCTAGTCATTCAATTTGAAGTATCGCCTTGCGTTTGATACCTAAATCCCTGTGTGGAATAAGAACTATAGATTTTATCAGTAAGGACTCACATATCAGTGGATCCTTCGTACTACCCTGTCGTCATTAAAATCTTGAAGCCCATTCTGGGACCTCATCTACATCATTAACAACCACAGACCAATGTGACAACCTGTAACTCACACTCATAGTCTGCTCGTTATTGACTTATTCCAGTCTCACATTTCGCAAGGCTAGCCTTTCCTGTATTCTTATAGAATGAGAAGACTTTCCTGTCTGGGATCCGACCAAAACAAACCTGAGCCATGTGTCTTCCTTTCTCTCGCTTACCCTTATCGACCTGAGCTCTCTGTAGCCCGAAAGTTCAAGCTCATTGGAATGAGAGTGGAAGTTGGCCCGGCGGGTGACACAAGCGACAGAAGAGAACTAAGGAGATGAAGAACTGTTATCCACTTTAATCGACTCAAATTATTTTAGCAGATAGATGATCCTACCGCTGTTCTCTTACCTCAACACTCTCAatacaattcaaataaatcagaaactcaactTAAACTCCTCTTCCATTTAACAGTATTGGATGTACAAGTTTCGTAATGTAACAAATAATGCCACCGACGAGCTCACACCGATTCAGGCTGGATTCACGTCAGACTTAAGTGTGTCGGCCGCCGTACCAAACACACTGTTTCTGATTCTGAATGCTTTCATCGGCCACAAAATTCCACTAAAATATCGAATGGTTGGTTCGATGACCTTTGTGTTCCTATTTTTTATCGTAACAACTGCATTGGTAGAAGTGAACACGGACTCATggcaaaatgaattttttatattcactTTGACGTCGGTCGTTATGATGAACAGTGAGTCATTTGTTTGATCAAATtttcagagttttttttttaaataaaatcatcttTCCAGTTGCAACAGCCATTCTCTCTGGAGGGCTGTTCGGTATATCCGGTTTATTTCCATCTGAATACATAACAGCTGTAGTGAGTGGTCAAGCTTTAGGCGGTATATTTGCTGCTCTATCGGAAATAATGTCGCTCACATTTGGAGCATCGGTAAGGGATCCTGTCACCATTTTGGGATATTTATTTCTCGTTGGATGTTGTCGGTGTTCGTGACggaacattttctatttcaggCGAAAACAACGGCTTTCGTCTACTTTATGATCGGAAACGTTGTGCTGTTTGTGTCGATTGTCACGTACATTATTATGTCGAAGACAGTTTTCTTCAAGTACTACACTGTCGATAAGCTTGCAATGTCCAAGTCATCATCAACGGTAGCATTATCATCAACGCCTGCAGATGGACCAAATTTCCAAACTGTTCTGCGGAAAATCTGGATCTACGGTCTCGCCGAGTGGATGGTCTTTGTCGTCACATTGTGTATTTACCCATCGGTCACCGTTCTGGTTACATCGCAGAATCATGGCAACGGTCATCCATGGAATGGTAAACGATGAAATGATCAAATTGATGGGTTTGCGTTTGGAAACcaaaattttctacttttcagACGTCTACTTCGTGCCCGTTGTAAACTATTTAATCTTTAATTCGGGTGACTATTTGGGACGAATCTTAGCTGGCATGATAGAATGGGTAAGAGACGCAGAACAAAGTCATTTTAATGACTTGATGAAACcccaaaaattcattttttaaacagCCGCACAACAAGCCGATTCTCGTAGCCATCCTGTCCGTATTGAGAATATTCTTCGTCCCGGCATTACTTCTGTGCAACGCCCGACCCAGACATTTATTCCCGGTGATGTTTCACGCCGATTACATATTCATCGTTCTGATGGGACTATTTGCGTTCTCGAATGGTTACTTGGCAAACATCGCGTTGATCTGGGCTCCGAAGTATGTTCGAGCGATTTTATGACATTGTTGGCATCACTTTAATTTCGTCAATTTACAGATCTGTTCACAATAGGGAAAAGGAAATGGCTTCGTCAATGATGGCAGCCTTTCTTGGCATTGGCTTAGCGTTTGGTTCGTCAATTAGTTTGATATTGGTGCAATTATTATAAGTCGACCGGTGACAACATGTGACGTATAACTCGGGAATGTCGAGTTTGATTTTAATGCGGGgacattcaacaattttgtacattttttttaggtcaattttttcctttcttgtTTAGTTTCGTTTAGTTTAGTTGGCGAGTCCTTTAAgtgtttttcgtttaatttaagTTCATTGTGAAACGTTAGGTTGTTAAGTCACTTCAACTCTGAACggagtaaaaga
This region of Bradysia coprophila strain Holo2 chromosome IV, BU_Bcop_v1, whole genome shotgun sequence genomic DNA includes:
- the LOC119066143 gene encoding equilibrative nucleoside transporter 1, which produces MESTHTQPLLQEHSESDAENFVENDARGQDDHTITENLDKELLRGGQNAPHDKYSFNYIIFYLMGMTTLMPWNFFITAEDYWMYKFRNVTNNATDELTPIQAGFTSDLSVSAAVPNTLFLILNAFIGHKIPLKYRMVGSMTFVFLFFIVTTALVEVNTDSWQNEFFIFTLTSVVMMNIATAILSGGLFGISGLFPSEYITAVVSGQALGGIFAALSEIMSLTFGASAKTTAFVYFMIGNVVLFVSIVTYIIMSKTVFFKYYTVDKLAMSKSSSTVALSSTPADGPNFQTVLRKIWIYGLAEWMVFVVTLCIYPSVTVLVTSQNHGNGHPWNDVYFVPVVNYLIFNSGDYLGRILAGMIEWPHNKPILVAILSVLRIFFVPALLLCNARPRHLFPVMFHADYIFIVLMGLFAFSNGYLANIALIWAPKSVHNREKEMASSMMAAFLGIGLAFGSSISLILVQLL